Part of the Oerskovia paurometabola genome is shown below.
CGCTGGAGCTGGGTCGCGGGCTCGGCCGAGACCACGTTGTGCGCCTCGTCGATCACGACGAGGCGCGGCTTGCGCTCGGCCCGGCCCGCCCACAGGTCGTCGAGCAGCGCGAGCGAGACCGCGAGCTGCTCCTCGTGCGTGTGCAGGCTGCCGAGGTCGACCACCACCGCGCGCGGCCCCTCGTCGAGCACCTCGCTGACCGACTGCCCGACGCCCGCCCACACGTCCCAGTCCAGGATCCCCAGGTTCTCGACCCGCTGGGCGAGGCGCAGCGCGTCGGGCTCCCCCGTCGCGCGCAGGGCCGAGGGGATCGAGTGGGGGTTGAGCATGCCCTCGGCCGCGATGCTCCGGTGACCTGCCGCGGCCGCGCCGACCGCGCCCGCGAGGTCCCCCGGCCCCTCGGCGCTCTCGAGCATCCGCAGGAACGTGTTGTACTCGCCGCGGTCGGTCAGCGGGTCGAGCTGCAGGACGGCGGCCTGGCTCGCGGCCTCCATGGCGGTCAGCCGGGCGGTCACGGGGTGGTGGTCGCCGTCGTTGCGCAGGACGCGCACGTCGAGCTCGCCAAGACGCGCGGCGTCGTCGGGCGACGCGGACTCGAGCAGCTCGCCGATCCGCACGAAGTCGGAGTTCGGGTCGAGTATGACCATGGGCAGGTCGGTGTCGATGAGGAGCTGTTCGAGGAGCACCCCGAGCGCGTACGTCTTGCCCGACCCCGACTGCCCGCACAGGAACGTGTGCCGGTTGAAGCGGTGCGGCTGGAGCAGGGCGTCGACGTTCCCGCGGCTGTGGTGCAGCTCGCCGATGCGCAGGGTCGCGCGCTCGCGCGCCTGGAGCGCCTCGAGCACCCCGGCGCCGGCAGGCGCGAGGTCGTGCGACGTGAACGGGTCGCCCCCGGACCCGGCCACCGTGCCGTCCGGGCGCAGCTCCCCGAGGACCCGCCCGTGCCCGACGGCGTCACCCGCCTTGGTCGCACGCGTCAGGACCTGCCCCATCACCAGGGCGTCGCCGGGGTGCTCGGCCGCCTCCGGGAACGTGACGCCGATCGTCACGAAGTCCCCCGGCCCGATGCTCGACTCCCTCGGCAGGCGGTACGTGAACCGGCGTCCGTCGAAGGACTCGGCGAGCGTGGTCTCGGTCGTCATGCGGGGCCTCCGGGGTCGCAGGTCGCGGTGCACGACAAGGATCGACCCGCACGCCCGGAAGCGCACCCGCAGACGAGGACGCGGCCGGGTTGGTCCGGCCCTGCCCGGCTAGGGCCGTCGCTCGTACGTGCGGAACCGGAACCTGACGCCGTCGGCCGAGGCCTGCCATCCGTCCCCGTCCGTGCCGGGATCGCCCGCCGCGCCGCCCGCGAGCGCCCAGTCACCGTCCGGACCGGCCCCGAGCGCGGGCGCGAAGGCGTCGCCGTCCACCACGAGGTCGATCTCCGTGACCACGCAGCGGTCCGCGAGGGGCAGGGTCGCGGCGTAGATCTGCGCGCCGCCCATGACCCAGACCTGTCCCGAGCCCGACTCCTCGGCGGCGGCCGACGCGCGCGCCAGCCCCTCCTCGACGGACGGGGCGACCACGACGCCGGTGCCGGTTCCGCCCGGGGGGGCGGCGCCGTCGGGCACCCAGCCCTCCTGGCGCGTGACGACCACGTTGAGCCGTCCCGGCAAGGGACGGAAGCGCGGCGGGAGCGAGTCCCACGTGACGCGACCCATGACCACCGGGTGACCCGTGGTGACGCGGCGGAAGTGCGCCAGGTCCTCGGGCAGGTGCCACGGCATCCCGCCGCGGGCACCGATCACGGGACGGCCCGCGGCGTCGCGCGCCTGGGCCCAGACCAGCCCGAGCGCCGGACGGCTCACACCGCCACCGGGGCCTTGATCGTCGGGTGGTGCTGGTAGCCCACGACCTCGACGTCCTCGTACGTGTAGTCGAACAACGAGTCGCGCGGAGCCAGGCGCAGCGTCGGGGCCGGATAGGCCTCACGGCTGAGCTGCTCGCGCACCTGCTCGACGTGGTTGTCGTAGATGTGGCAGTCGCCGCCCGTCCACACGAAGTCGCCGACCTCGAGCCCTGACTGCGCCGCGACCATGTGCGTGAGCAGCGCGTAGGAGGCGATGTTGAACGGGACGCCCAGGAACAGGTCCGCGCTGCGCTGGTAGAGCTGGCACGAGAGCCTGCCGTCGGCGACGTAGAACTGGAAGAACGCATGGCAGGCCGGCAGGGCCATCTTGTCGAGCTCGCCCACGTTCCACGCCGAGACGATCATGCGGCGCGAGTCCGGGTTGGTGCGCAGGGTCTCGAGGACCTGGCTGACCTGGTCGACGTGCTGGCCGTCGGGCGTGGGCCACGAGCGCCACTGGACGCCGTAGACGGGGCCGAGCTCGCCGTCCTCGTCGGCCCACTCGTCCCAGATCTTCACGCCGTTCTCCTGGAGCCAGCGCACGTTCGAGTCGCCGCGCAGGAACCACAGCAGCTCGTAGACGATCGACTTCAGGTGCACGCGCTTGGTCGTCACGAGCGGGAAGCCCTGCGACAGGTCGAAGCGCATCTGGTGGCCGAAGACGCTGCGCGTCCCCGTCCCCGTGCGGTCCGACTTGTGCGTCCCGGTCTCCAGGACGAGCCGGAGGAGGTCCTCGTAGGGCGTGGGAATCGGCTGCTGCTCAGGCATGTTGCGAGTGTAGGCAACCCGATCACCGCAGCGCGCTCCGGACCACCGGGCGTCCTGCGGTCCGAGCACCCGGATCGGCACGGCCCCGAGGATGGGAAGATCAGCAGCATGACGAACCCCACAGCCGCCGAAGAGATCCCCGCGTCGTCCCCGTCACCGACGGACGCCCTGTGGGTCGAGCGCACCGGCACCCGCACCTACACCGGCTTCTCGGCGCGCGGCGCGAGCGTGTCGATCGGCCCCGCGAGCGCGGGCGCGGTCTTCACCCCGGGCGAGCTCCTCAAGATCGCGCTGGCCGCGTGTGCGGGCATGAGCAGCGACGCTCCCTTCGCCCGCCGCCTCGGTGACGACTACGAGGTGACGATCCGCGTCGACGGCGCCAAGGACATGGCCGAGGACCGCTACACGGCCATCACGGAGCACTTCGAGATCGACCTGACGGGCCTCGAGGACGACGCGCGCGAGCGTCTCCTCAAGGTCGCGGACCGCGCGATCGAGACCACGTGCACCGTGGGGCGAACGGTCAAGAACGGTGCGACAGTGGAGCACACCTTCGGCCCGGTCGTGGGTGCGGTCGGCGAGTGATCGCCGCCTGACCCCGCGGCCACGGGTCGTGGGGTCACCAGGAGCCACAGGAGGGAGTCGTCCGATGGGTCGCAAGAAGAAGGACACCGACGCCCAGATGGCCGTCTGGGGAACGTCGGACAGCGTACGACCCGTGCCGCAGCCGCACACGCGCCTGACGGCCGTCCAGGACGTCCCCGAGGGGGCGCCGACCGACGACTGGGGAGACCTGCGCGGCACGCCCCTGCTCGACGCCGCCCTGGACAAGGCGGTCACCATCCCGTCGTCGGCCATCCATGCGCACGTCGACGGCCTGCGCCGCCGCAACCCGCACGCGACCCCCGCGCAGATCATCGGCATCCTCGAGCGCGAGTACCTCATGGTCATCGGGACGGCCGGCGGCGCGGTGGGGGCGGCCGCGGCCTTCCCGGCCGTCGGCACGGGCGTGGGCATCGCGCTGACCGCGAGCGACGTCGCGACGTACTTCGGGTCCTCGGCGGCGTTCTCGCTCGCGGTCGCGGACGTGTACGGCTTCGAGGTCGACGACGCCGCGCGCCGCCGCGCCCTCCTCCTCGCGTCGGTCCTCGGGGACAAGGGGTCGCAGCAGGTCGAGAAGGCTGTGGGCGGGTCCGCCATGGCCTGGGGCAAGGTCCTCATGACGAGCATGCCGTCGAGCACGATCAAGCAGGTCAACAAGGCCCTGACGAACAAGTTCCTGCGCACGCAGATGGTCAAGCACGGCGGCCTCGCGATCGGGCGGCTCGTGCCGTTCGGCGTGGGTGCGGTCGTGGGGGTCGCGGGATCGCGGGCCCTCGGCAAGACCGTGATCAGCCAGACGAGGCGGGCCTTCGGTCCGCCGCCCCTGGGGTTCCGGCCCGTGCTGGAGGTCGTCGAGGTGCCTGACGGCTCCGCTCCCCCGCTGCTCGTCCCCGCACCTGCCGACCGGCTCGGCGTCGTCGACGCCCCGGTGCCGGGTGCGGGACCGGGAGTGGTCGACGAGGCCGCCGAGCGAGCCGCCGCACGACGGGCCGGTGGCAGGACCGGGGCGGACGGCCCGCCACGGGGCATCCGGTCGGTGCGGTGGCGCCGCCCCAAGAAGTCCTCGTGACACCTGGGGACCAGGCGGAGGTTCGCACGCCCGGACGGGTCGAGCTCACGCACGTGCTCCCGATCAGCGCCGAGCGCGCGTTCGCGCTCGTCGCGGACGTACGGACGCACCCGCGGTGGGTGCCGCTCAGCCGCGGTGTGTTCCACGGGGCCGGTGGCTCACCGGTGCCTGCGACGACCTGGCGGCCCGGGGTCGGGGCTGAGTTCACGATGGTCTCGGGACCGTTCGCCCCGCAGGGTGCGCCGGGCTTCCCCGACCGGATGCGGATCACGCGGTGGGAGCCGCCAGGGGCCGAGGGACAGGCAGGTCGCGCGACCTACCTGAAGCTCGGGCCGGCGCTGCTCGGGGAGGCGGGGATCGTCGTCGTGCCCCTCGCCGGCCATCACCTGCCCGCCGCGTCGCCGCACGAGCCGGTCGCCCGGTGCGCCGTGACCTGGTGGGAGGACGTGTACCTCGCCGGCCCGCTGCCCAAGGCCGTGACGGCCCCGTTCGCCGCGCGCGTGCTGGACCTCATGATCCGGCTGTCGCTGCGCCGTCTGGACCGGATCGTGGCCCGGGGCTGAGGCTGAGGCCGAGCCCCTCCACGGTGCCGGTGCCGGTGCCGGTGCCGGTGCCCAGCATGCGGTTGGCGTCGGCCGAACATGCGGTTGGCGTCGAAATCCGACTGGATTCCGACGCCAACCGCATGTTCGGCACCGTGGGGGTCAGGCCTCCGGGGTCGGGGACTCCGGGGTCGGCGGCGTCTCGGCCGCCGGTGCCTGCGGCTCGGGCGTCTCGGCCGGGCCCGCGAGGATCAGGTAGAGCTCGCGGCGCGTGCGCTCGAGGAGCGCCACGGCCTGGGCCGTCTGCTCGTCCGAACCGGACCGCGCGACCTGCCGGAGCGCCTCGGCGACCTGCTGGAGCGCGCCGCGGAGCTGACGGGCCGGGCGGACGCCGCCGTCGGCGGCATCCTGCCACGGCGTGCCGAGCTCGTCGGCGTGCTCGGTGACGTAGGTGCGACCGTCGTCGGTGAGGCTCGCGAGCTTGCGCCCGCCCTCGGCCGTGATGGTCACGAGGCCCTCGTCCTCGAGCAGGCTCAGCGCCGGGTAGATCGCCCCGGGGCTCGGCCGCCACGCACCCGAGGTGCGCTCGCCGATCTCCTGGATGACCTGGTAGCCGTGCATGGGCTGCTCAGCGAGGAGGAGCAGGACAGCGGCACGGATGTCGCCGCGTCCGGCACGACCGCCCGGTCCACGACCGCCGGGGCCACGGTGTCCGCGACCGCGCGGGCCGCCACCGGGGCCGCCTCCCGGACCGCCGCGGTGCCCGCGGGGGCCGCGGCCCTCGAAGCGGTCGTCGAACCGCTCGTCGTGGCCGTGGTGACCTGGGTGGTCGTGATGACCGTCGTGGTGC
Proteins encoded:
- a CDS encoding ATP-binding protein, whose product is MTTETTLAESFDGRRFTYRLPRESSIGPGDFVTIGVTFPEAAEHPGDALVMGQVLTRATKAGDAVGHGRVLGELRPDGTVAGSGGDPFTSHDLAPAGAGVLEALQARERATLRIGELHHSRGNVDALLQPHRFNRHTFLCGQSGSGKTYALGVLLEQLLIDTDLPMVILDPNSDFVRIGELLESASPDDAARLGELDVRVLRNDGDHHPVTARLTAMEAASQAAVLQLDPLTDRGEYNTFLRMLESAEGPGDLAGAVGAAAAGHRSIAAEGMLNPHSIPSALRATGEPDALRLAQRVENLGILDWDVWAGVGQSVSEVLDEGPRAVVVDLGSLHTHEEQLAVSLALLDDLWAGRAERKPRLVVIDEAHNVVSAEPATQLQRLTTERVIQIAAEGRKFGLWLLLSTQRPSKIHPNVLSQCDNVIVMRMSSPADLAELEAVFGFAPPELLAATPFFRQGEALVAGGFVPAPAIIQMGARRTVEGGSDVPVPMPG
- a CDS encoding dihydrofolate reductase, producing MSRPALGLVWAQARDAAGRPVIGARGGMPWHLPEDLAHFRRVTTGHPVVMGRVTWDSLPPRFRPLPGRLNVVVTRQEGWVPDGAAPPGGTGTGVVVAPSVEEGLARASAAAEESGSGQVWVMGGAQIYAATLPLADRCVVTEIDLVVDGDAFAPALGAGPDGDWALAGGAAGDPGTDGDGWQASADGVRFRFRTYERRP
- a CDS encoding thymidylate synthase, which encodes MPEQQPIPTPYEDLLRLVLETGTHKSDRTGTGTRSVFGHQMRFDLSQGFPLVTTKRVHLKSIVYELLWFLRGDSNVRWLQENGVKIWDEWADEDGELGPVYGVQWRSWPTPDGQHVDQVSQVLETLRTNPDSRRMIVSAWNVGELDKMALPACHAFFQFYVADGRLSCQLYQRSADLFLGVPFNIASYALLTHMVAAQSGLEVGDFVWTGGDCHIYDNHVEQVREQLSREAYPAPTLRLAPRDSLFDYTYEDVEVVGYQHHPTIKAPVAV
- a CDS encoding OsmC family protein, with product MTNPTAAEEIPASSPSPTDALWVERTGTRTYTGFSARGASVSIGPASAGAVFTPGELLKIALAACAGMSSDAPFARRLGDDYEVTIRVDGAKDMAEDRYTAITEHFEIDLTGLEDDARERLLKVADRAIETTCTVGRTVKNGATVEHTFGPVVGAVGE
- a CDS encoding SRPBCC family protein, with product MTPGDQAEVRTPGRVELTHVLPISAERAFALVADVRTHPRWVPLSRGVFHGAGGSPVPATTWRPGVGAEFTMVSGPFAPQGAPGFPDRMRITRWEPPGAEGQAGRATYLKLGPALLGEAGIVVVPLAGHHLPAASPHEPVARCAVTWWEDVYLAGPLPKAVTAPFAARVLDLMIRLSLRRLDRIVARG
- a CDS encoding PadR family transcriptional regulator, with the protein product MRTPHQHPDASRPPRDRSGRAGTFDPSEGRPRRRRDDFPRPEGFGPDVGGDFPGGPRGRRGGRPDGTGRPDGSGRPDGHHDGHHDHPGHHGHDERFDDRFEGRGPRGHRGGPGGGPGGGPRGRGHRGPGGRGPGGRAGRGDIRAAVLLLLAEQPMHGYQVIQEIGERTSGAWRPSPGAIYPALSLLEDEGLVTITAEGGRKLASLTDDGRTYVTEHADELGTPWQDAADGGVRPARQLRGALQQVAEALRQVARSGSDEQTAQAVALLERTRRELYLILAGPAETPEPQAPAAETPPTPESPTPEA